One stretch of Marinobacterium iners DNA includes these proteins:
- the murJ gene encoding murein biosynthesis integral membrane protein MurJ, with protein MTMMSRVLGLVRDVVIANYFGASGSADAFFVAFKIPNFLRRLFAEGAFSQAFVPVLSEYRSQRDLAAVKQLVDRVAGALGSVLVLVTVIAVVGAPVLAAVFAPGFYMAGGEKFELAADMLRITFPYLLLISLTAFCGAILNSYERFAIPAFTPVLLNLCLIGSAVWLSPWFETPIMALAWGVLMAGGVQLLFQLPFLARLRLLPLPKADFKDEGVRRILKLMLPALFGVSVAQINLLLDTVLASFLQTGSVSWLYYSDRLSELPLGVFGIAIATVILPSLSRIHAEKSPERFAHTLDWAIRMILLIGLPAALALAVLAEPLIATLFHYGEMTDRDVQMAAMSLRAYAFGLLAFMLIKVLAPGYFARQNTRTPVKIAVKAMAANMVLNLILIWPLDHVGLALATSISAFMNAGWLLHGLIKEGVFRWQPGWAMMLFRLVSASITLVAVLLLIMNWLAGNWLEAGVWLRVQWMTVLVLAGGGAYLLMLLVTGLRLRHLRG; from the coding sequence ATGACCATGATGTCGCGAGTGCTTGGCCTGGTGCGTGATGTGGTGATTGCCAATTACTTTGGTGCCAGTGGCAGTGCCGATGCCTTCTTTGTCGCATTCAAGATACCCAACTTCCTCCGCCGTCTGTTTGCCGAGGGCGCTTTCTCCCAGGCCTTTGTGCCGGTGCTGTCCGAGTATCGCAGCCAGCGAGATCTTGCCGCGGTCAAACAGCTTGTTGATCGCGTTGCCGGGGCGCTGGGTTCGGTGCTGGTGCTGGTCACGGTAATTGCGGTGGTAGGAGCGCCTGTGCTGGCTGCTGTTTTTGCGCCGGGCTTTTACATGGCCGGTGGCGAAAAGTTTGAGCTTGCCGCCGACATGCTCAGAATCACCTTTCCCTATCTGTTGCTGATCTCTCTGACTGCTTTTTGCGGCGCCATTTTGAACAGCTACGAGCGCTTCGCCATTCCGGCCTTTACCCCGGTGCTGCTGAATCTTTGCCTGATCGGTTCGGCGGTTTGGCTCAGCCCCTGGTTCGAAACCCCCATCATGGCGCTCGCCTGGGGAGTGCTGATGGCTGGCGGTGTACAGCTGCTGTTCCAGTTGCCGTTCCTGGCGCGGCTGCGGCTGTTGCCGCTTCCGAAGGCTGATTTCAAGGATGAGGGGGTGCGCCGAATTCTTAAGCTGATGCTGCCGGCACTGTTCGGCGTCTCGGTGGCGCAAATCAATCTGCTGCTGGATACCGTGCTGGCCTCTTTCCTGCAGACCGGCAGTGTGTCCTGGCTGTACTACTCCGACCGGCTGTCGGAGCTGCCGCTGGGGGTGTTCGGCATCGCTATCGCTACCGTGATTCTGCCCAGCCTGTCCCGCATTCATGCCGAAAAGAGTCCGGAACGTTTTGCCCATACCCTCGACTGGGCGATCCGCATGATTCTGCTGATCGGTCTGCCCGCTGCGCTGGCGCTGGCGGTGCTGGCCGAGCCGCTGATCGCAACCCTGTTCCATTACGGTGAGATGACCGATCGGGATGTGCAGATGGCCGCCATGAGCCTGCGAGCCTATGCTTTCGGTCTGCTGGCGTTCATGCTGATCAAGGTGCTGGCACCGGGCTATTTTGCTCGTCAGAATACCCGCACCCCAGTCAAAATCGCCGTCAAGGCGATGGCTGCCAATATGGTACTCAACCTGATTCTGATCTGGCCGCTCGACCATGTGGGGCTGGCGCTGGCGACATCCATTTCTGCCTTCATGAATGCGGGCTGGCTGCTGCATGGGCTGATCAAGGAAGGCGTGTTCCGCTGGCAACCGGGCTGGGCCATGATGCTGTTCCGGCTGGTCAGCGCTTCCATAACGCTGGTGGCGGTGTTGTTGCTGATCATGAATTGGCTGGCCGGGAACTGGCTTGAGGCTGGTGTATGGCTGCGAGTGCAGTGGATGACAGTGCTGGTGCTGGCCGGAGGGGGGGCGTATCTCCTGATGCTGCTGGTGACCGGTCTCAGGTTACGCCATCTGCGCGGTTGA